The Geoalkalibacter sp. genome contains the following window.
CGGGTCGAGTCGCTCGCCGAGGATGCCGAGGGAAGATTGCTCCTGGTTATTTTCCCTTACGCCCTCGACGCGGGAGATCGGCCGTTCATGCCCGAGGTGGGCCTTGCTCCTTTTTTCCTGCGGGTCGAGGATTCGGCAGATCTGGCGTTGCTCCAGCCCGGTCGCCTGCTGACCCTGGCCGGCGAGGTTGCCGGCTGGTACGACGCCGGCCGGAAATTCAAAAGGGCGCCGCTGCTCGTCGCGCAAGAGATCCATCCCTGGTTGACCCGCGACGAAGAGCGCGCCCTGCGTCCGGCTCCTGAGGTTTACTGGCCGCATTGCTGTTACGACCCCTGGTGCGCCTATCCCCGACGTTTTTATCGCTCACCTTGTTGCTGGTGAACCGCGGATGACCGATTCCCGCCCCTGGCGAATTTTCACCGAAAGTAAAAAAGCCGTTCCGTTTCCATGAGAAAGACCGGTTTTAATCTTCCGGGCGGCGGCTATTTTCAGCCTGACGAACCTAGGATTCAACAACAATCGGATAGGAGTATTAAACGCCATTCTACCTCGGGGCTCCAGGCGGGGGAGCCCAACATGGCGTAAACACGTGAGTTTGCGATTGAGTCTTGC
Protein-coding sequences here:
- a CDS encoding Slp family lipoprotein: MVKMANILFWFLALLLLCGAARPLSLETYQRINQGLRPAQAMDDPDLYHGLMILAGGRVESLAEDAEGRLLLVIFPYALDAGDRPFMPEVGLAPFFLRVEDSADLALLQPGRLLTLAGEVAGWYDAGRKFKRAPLLVAQEIHPWLTRDEERALRPAPEVYWPHCCYDPWCAYPRRFYRSPCCW